Proteins from one Ketobacter alkanivorans genomic window:
- a CDS encoding tetratricopeptide repeat protein yields MKFHGRKTALACLLALSVFACSDDGSSDSAGKSAEHLSRADSYFQQGQYKAATIEIKNALQANENNLDAHILLANVYYQQGNHKLSVEVLNSLPSRGVESDLLLANNYLEMGKANSVLTVLNDSPHAAALRNSTDANLIKVKALITSNNIEKAKSEIAALEPKLTAPSDFAQLELAKSSIYAKAGEDQMQLDALNKAIKLDENNVDARLMLARYYYQRDKLEAAEDQLSQALFSLPNTDGMTLKRLHILKSLVATLSKLGRSSEAMVYSQLIADANPKTQELEAEFQKVLDALKNNDIDGANEILEKLYSSNPNQIMGSLLGIIRYQQGDFQAAADLFDQSIDPETASSATLEVFAATELRLNRPDEALRAIELNIRDNSDNPKLLSLYGIALLFSGEKTKATEVMKAALELDPTMVRTSIALADAYNGSQQPKLALAQLEKAYKHSPADTMLQARLIQQYDVLELTSERSKLVEKLANSDSIESQSMAGLALLKTDPKKAQTVIDNAYQADPNSNYTINAKLMAAIQSRNSDSILEFSEKLLKLDENNILALRAAASAKEQISGSDSALQYLSDLSKKSINCWAADFLISQHYMNTYDYKSAIPPGEAALTRSSFNTATSNYMVKLYHAAATTELKAGNSDQSKQYVMDALQIAPNDPVSLHILVNAELIADNLNQAKKISKQVEEQASNPYISLLIKGDIENHEGKTEEAILHYLDAWNMRPNDSLAKTIWSNLSDQTSITRPQFLIAWEQKLPQSFEAATLKGIYYQQKGQPAKAVTSYKKSLELNPNQPVTLNNLAWIYFEKGDMANATKHSEQAYKLAPENPAVIDTYAWVMYKDGKIKEAKALIEKALKLAPDNKEIEAHFQEISSK; encoded by the coding sequence ATGAAATTTCACGGCAGGAAAACAGCATTAGCATGCTTATTAGCATTATCGGTCTTTGCATGCTCGGACGATGGATCAAGCGACTCAGCAGGTAAATCTGCAGAACATCTGTCTCGGGCCGACAGCTACTTCCAGCAGGGACAATACAAAGCGGCCACCATCGAAATCAAAAACGCTCTACAGGCTAACGAGAACAACCTCGATGCACACATACTGCTAGCAAACGTATATTATCAGCAGGGCAACCACAAATTGTCGGTGGAGGTTCTGAACTCGCTTCCGTCTAGAGGAGTTGAGTCAGACTTATTGCTTGCCAACAACTACCTGGAAATGGGCAAAGCAAATTCAGTGCTGACTGTACTAAACGACTCCCCTCACGCAGCTGCACTGCGTAACTCAACAGATGCCAACCTGATCAAAGTCAAGGCTCTGATTACCTCCAACAACATAGAAAAAGCCAAATCGGAAATCGCCGCGTTGGAGCCAAAGCTAACTGCGCCATCCGATTTCGCACAACTTGAGCTGGCCAAATCGTCGATCTATGCCAAGGCAGGTGAAGATCAAATGCAGCTTGATGCGTTGAATAAAGCCATCAAACTGGATGAAAACAACGTAGACGCTCGACTAATGCTGGCCCGTTACTATTATCAACGTGACAAACTCGAAGCTGCAGAAGATCAGCTCTCACAAGCGCTATTTTCATTACCCAACACCGATGGCATGACTCTTAAGAGATTGCACATCCTGAAATCCTTGGTGGCAACTCTATCTAAACTCGGTCGCTCATCCGAGGCCATGGTTTACTCGCAACTCATTGCGGACGCCAACCCAAAAACACAAGAGCTGGAAGCCGAGTTCCAAAAGGTACTTGATGCTCTTAAAAACAACGACATAGATGGTGCAAACGAAATATTAGAGAAACTGTACTCCAGCAACCCGAACCAGATCATGGGATCGCTGTTGGGGATAATCAGATACCAACAAGGTGATTTCCAAGCAGCAGCAGATCTGTTCGATCAATCCATCGACCCAGAAACGGCTTCTAGCGCAACGCTGGAGGTGTTTGCCGCCACAGAGCTACGCCTCAATCGCCCAGACGAAGCACTGCGTGCCATTGAACTCAACATCCGTGACAATTCAGACAATCCTAAACTGCTCTCACTGTACGGAATCGCATTGCTTTTTAGTGGTGAAAAAACCAAAGCCACCGAAGTAATGAAAGCTGCATTGGAGCTGGATCCTACCATGGTGCGCACCAGTATAGCGCTGGCAGATGCGTACAACGGCTCGCAGCAACCCAAACTTGCGTTAGCGCAATTGGAAAAGGCGTATAAACACTCACCTGCCGATACCATGCTTCAAGCGCGCCTTATTCAGCAATATGACGTACTTGAGTTAACCTCTGAACGATCCAAGCTTGTGGAAAAGCTGGCCAACAGCGACTCAATTGAAAGCCAATCTATGGCAGGCCTCGCGCTTCTCAAAACGGATCCCAAAAAAGCCCAGACCGTTATTGATAATGCGTACCAAGCTGACCCAAACAGCAATTACACCATCAACGCCAAACTAATGGCTGCCATACAAAGCAGAAATTCTGATTCAATATTGGAGTTCTCAGAGAAGCTACTGAAGCTCGATGAGAACAACATTCTTGCGCTCAGGGCAGCAGCGTCGGCTAAAGAGCAAATAAGTGGATCTGATTCTGCGCTCCAATATCTGTCGGATCTATCAAAGAAGTCCATAAATTGCTGGGCAGCAGACTTTTTAATCAGTCAGCATTACATGAACACCTACGACTATAAAAGTGCAATCCCTCCAGGTGAAGCAGCTTTAACAAGATCATCGTTCAACACTGCGACCAGTAATTATATGGTCAAGCTATATCACGCTGCGGCCACAACCGAACTCAAAGCGGGTAACAGTGATCAAAGCAAACAGTACGTTATGGACGCATTGCAGATCGCTCCAAATGACCCAGTGTCTCTCCACATTCTAGTGAATGCAGAGCTGATAGCTGACAACTTAAATCAGGCAAAAAAGATATCGAAACAGGTCGAAGAGCAGGCTAGCAATCCTTATATCAGCTTGCTGATCAAAGGTGACATTGAAAATCATGAGGGTAAAACTGAGGAGGCAATCTTACATTACCTTGATGCATGGAACATGCGCCCCAACGACAGCCTGGCAAAAACCATTTGGTCGAACCTCAGCGATCAAACCAGTATCACTCGCCCTCAGTTCCTAATCGCATGGGAGCAGAAGCTACCCCAAAGCTTCGAAGCCGCCACCCTAAAAGGGATCTATTATCAACAGAAAGGGCAACCTGCCAAAGCAGTAACCAGTTATAAAAAATCATTGGAGCTGAATCCAAACCAACCCGTCACACTCAACAACCTGGCTTGGATATATTTCGAAAAAGGCGACATGGCTAACGCCACGAAGCATTCGGAGCAAGCATACAAACTCGCTCCCGAAAACCCCGCAGTAATCGATACCTACGCTTGGGTAATGTATAAAGACGGTAAGATCAAAGAAGCAAAAGCACTAATCGAAAAAGCATTAAAGCTGGCGCCAGACAACAAAGAGATAGAAGCACACTTCCAAGAGATCAGCTCAAAATAA
- a CDS encoding porin family protein — MAIPVNKTVGFLAVNVSLIWGFPALAAIQSEVSVGVIEEWIDNVYYSSFDRRHDLSTEVYLDLNMNSVGEASQFELGYRVSHENYMRDSYDNVNYMQGNGALSMQLLPRRLFWNTDVNSSVTLRDSISPDSPDNRDQRHFLSTGLDYTLISSRTNSVSASATVSATRFREADTNNNNRKSAEIAWNHVFSPLVNGGLTCSGEEADFVDSDVYYETVRCQVNASRRLRNGLVAVDLGKRTINPNRGDTLDGLSYSVDFSIEEGRHRYSLNSYRDLSDTSVGLSDQDFVGGGNLPTDVNTDVLALTVRKRTEFGYSYTLTASSDIGLLLYRDSDDIYDSNLDTDREGLDLTFSRMTPADIRASVTYSFVRTEYAFSTPSESVDYLNIYELGLSKQFSPHFDVSGVLSAEVRNGETDFQDYEAYSIRVDAAYTF, encoded by the coding sequence ATGGCTATCCCGGTAAACAAAACGGTGGGGTTTCTGGCTGTTAACGTCAGCTTGATATGGGGCTTTCCAGCGCTAGCGGCCATCCAGAGCGAAGTGAGCGTTGGTGTGATTGAAGAATGGATAGACAACGTCTATTACAGCAGCTTCGATCGACGTCATGATCTTTCTACAGAAGTCTATCTAGACCTGAACATGAACAGTGTGGGGGAAGCGTCCCAGTTCGAGCTTGGATATCGGGTTTCTCATGAGAATTACATGCGTGATAGTTATGATAACGTGAACTACATGCAGGGAAACGGTGCGCTTAGTATGCAACTTCTGCCCCGGCGTCTGTTTTGGAACACCGATGTAAATTCATCCGTTACTCTAAGAGACAGTATCTCTCCCGATAGTCCGGATAACCGGGATCAGAGGCATTTTCTTTCCACTGGCCTCGATTATACCTTGATATCAAGCCGTACCAATTCAGTGTCCGCCAGCGCTACCGTTTCTGCCACCCGTTTCCGTGAAGCCGATACCAACAATAATAATCGAAAGTCTGCAGAAATCGCCTGGAATCACGTATTCAGTCCATTAGTGAATGGTGGACTCACGTGCTCGGGTGAAGAGGCTGATTTCGTCGACAGCGATGTCTATTATGAGACGGTTCGCTGTCAGGTTAATGCCTCACGACGTTTGCGTAATGGGTTGGTTGCGGTTGATCTAGGTAAAAGAACGATTAATCCCAATCGTGGCGACACGTTAGATGGATTATCCTACTCTGTGGATTTTTCCATCGAAGAAGGTCGACATCGCTATTCATTGAACTCCTATCGTGACCTAAGTGATACTTCGGTCGGCTTGAGCGATCAGGATTTTGTTGGTGGAGGTAACCTGCCAACTGATGTCAACACGGATGTGCTTGCGCTTACTGTGAGGAAGCGTACCGAGTTCGGTTATAGCTACACGCTGACGGCCAGCAGTGACATCGGTTTGCTGCTCTATAGGGATTCCGATGACATTTATGATTCAAACCTTGATACCGACAGAGAGGGTTTGGATCTTACGTTCAGCCGAATGACCCCAGCTGATATCCGTGCCTCTGTTACCTATAGCTTTGTACGTACGGAGTACGCTTTCTCTACGCCATCTGAATCGGTTGATTACCTGAATATATATGAGTTGGGCTTGTCTAAACAGTTTTCCCCCCATTTTGATGTGTCCGGGGTGCTATCCGCTGAAGTAAGAAACGGCGAAACTGATTTTCAGGATTATGAAGCCTATTCTATCCGAGTGGATGCAGCGTATACATTTTGA
- a CDS encoding XrtA system polysaccharide chain length determinant, which translates to MSNTSIDASYIIKFIKVVIREAIDKKTLVTCAFALISLLVLLVGTQFPKRFSAETKIYADSQNIIRPLLQGQASTTSVSDHVRTVREVVTSPRLLKQVIEKLGLVADPNNPIEMENAIRSIGARLTVNGLGPGLIRIGYSGSDASEVYSTVSTVTDLFIKDSSDSKRRESREAYLFIDKQAKNYKDQLLEAEKNLKQFNSSNYDGTEAAARARIFEIESEIEAIELQIEESMTRINSLEHELVSESQFVENRHRADEFRGRLVEAQSRLDVLKLTYTDDYPDVVALKQQIDDLRKAIQDSETPPLSSAGPGSSGEPNMNPLYEELRRLIATEKVDLNASKRRLERTRAQRDEERNRLERIAARQAELAELTRDYDVTRSIYEDMLGRKERARLSMTLDIEGQGVTFRVQEPASFPIRPDGLRFLHFVLAGPLLGVLFPLGLMVVYVYLDPRIRFAEPLEHIAQVPLLGVVPHVSTPFAKRIIRSDVILLGVFIIIVMVVYLSIAFAHRAGVF; encoded by the coding sequence ATGAGTAATACCAGTATTGATGCTTCGTATATTATAAAGTTTATAAAAGTTGTTATACGAGAAGCGATTGATAAGAAAACATTAGTGACTTGCGCATTCGCTTTGATTTCATTGCTGGTATTGCTCGTTGGAACACAGTTTCCGAAAAGATTTAGCGCAGAAACAAAAATATACGCAGATAGTCAGAATATTATTCGTCCCCTCCTGCAAGGCCAGGCCTCGACAACCAGCGTGTCTGATCACGTGCGCACGGTTAGAGAAGTTGTTACATCCCCTAGATTGCTCAAACAGGTTATCGAAAAACTTGGCCTGGTTGCGGACCCGAATAATCCAATTGAGATGGAAAATGCGATTCGCTCAATAGGTGCCAGGCTCACGGTCAATGGCTTGGGGCCTGGCTTGATTCGGATCGGATACAGCGGATCTGACGCCTCTGAAGTTTACAGTACGGTATCCACTGTTACAGACCTGTTTATTAAAGATTCATCTGACTCGAAGCGACGGGAGAGCCGGGAAGCCTACCTGTTTATAGATAAGCAAGCCAAGAACTACAAAGATCAGCTGCTTGAGGCTGAGAAGAACTTGAAGCAATTTAACTCTAGCAATTACGACGGTACAGAAGCTGCGGCCAGGGCTCGTATTTTTGAAATTGAGAGCGAAATTGAGGCAATTGAGCTGCAAATTGAAGAATCCATGACCCGGATAAACTCCCTTGAGCACGAATTGGTCAGTGAATCTCAGTTTGTTGAGAATCGCCATCGTGCCGACGAATTCAGAGGCAGGCTCGTTGAAGCGCAGAGCAGGCTGGATGTGTTAAAGCTGACTTATACGGATGATTATCCTGATGTGGTCGCTCTAAAGCAGCAAATTGACGATCTACGCAAGGCAATCCAGGATTCCGAGACACCTCCATTGTCATCCGCAGGCCCTGGCTCCAGTGGAGAGCCCAATATGAATCCTCTGTATGAGGAACTACGGCGACTGATCGCAACTGAAAAAGTAGATTTGAACGCAAGTAAGCGTCGCTTGGAGCGTACCAGAGCGCAGCGCGATGAGGAAAGAAACCGGCTGGAGCGAATCGCTGCACGCCAGGCTGAGCTTGCCGAGCTGACCAGGGATTATGATGTAACCCGTTCTATCTATGAGGACATGCTTGGGCGCAAGGAAAGAGCGCGGCTGTCGATGACACTCGATATAGAAGGGCAGGGCGTGACTTTCAGGGTTCAGGAGCCCGCGAGTTTTCCAATCCGACCGGACGGTTTGAGGTTCTTGCACTTTGTTCTGGCGGGCCCGCTGCTTGGTGTGCTGTTTCCTCTGGGGTTAATGGTTGTCTATGTCTATCTCGATCCCAGGATACGTTTTGCCGAGCCATTGGAGCATATAGCGCAGGTGCCGCTTTTGGGTGTGGTTCCTCATGTCTCGACGCCATTTGCCAAGCGGATCATCAGAAGTGACGTTATCTTGCTTGGGGTTTTTATAATCATTGTGATGGTGGTTTATCTGTCTATAGCGTTTGCTCATAGAGCGGGAGTGTTTTAA
- the prsK gene encoding XrtA/PEP-CTERM system histidine kinase PrsK, translating into MLLENVTFTSFLGGTLLLSAFALISCFLLKRQHITFSLALAAFVSTAWCGILAWDSYAPQLTVQQLILCETLRFGSWIFGLLQQLKFSNKNRTVQQGPFLLLHLLWIIAGVVFVIVLPAFVDNKTQAYHLYVWSSLLLTILCIVSVEQLFRNSPHNRINKVYSLGLAGILLYDLYLFSYALLFGQLDPEIWRARGAVNGASAIFLSFALMAVSSQNYPQQNRVAISRPMAFYTTGLTTAGFFLALMAAGGYYIKLYGGNWGTVIQVTLIFSALISIAVVFLSESARASMSVYIDKHFFVHKYDYRSQWLSLIHHLTSSPGSNADPHQIAIKAVMDIVKSTGGMLWMDNQFGRFLPIATHNMNLPKLEVEELSDSEFCRILKDQEWVFSPSSPSEHELSNFNEHLPQWTKDIEDLWLIIPMLVDSELIGFMLLSKPPAEFTLTWEDLDLFKTVGREVASYISRNEAAELLAQSKQFDAFNKLSAFVMHDLKNLIAQQALVVENAAKHKENPAFIDDMIRTIDNSVQRMSNLLKKLQQTQPTSGRELALKNVVINSVKKCQDRMPPPTLRILEDSLKVVADEDNLEMIVTHIIKNAQEATPADGYVDVTLRSERNQAVIEVEDNGCGMDIDFMKNRLFRPFDTTKSGKGMGIGVYQTREFIRNLGGDVLAKSEVNVGSTFTIYIPLRTNSPKTQEQADQV; encoded by the coding sequence ATGCTACTGGAAAACGTTACTTTCACCAGTTTCCTTGGTGGTACCTTATTGCTGAGTGCATTCGCGCTCATTTCCTGCTTCCTCCTCAAAAGGCAACATATCACGTTCTCACTGGCGCTGGCCGCCTTTGTGTCAACGGCCTGGTGCGGCATCCTCGCCTGGGATTCCTACGCCCCCCAGCTTACTGTCCAACAACTTATCCTGTGTGAAACGCTTCGTTTTGGATCTTGGATATTCGGGCTGCTCCAGCAACTAAAATTCAGCAATAAGAACAGAACCGTCCAACAGGGGCCTTTTCTGCTCCTTCATCTGCTATGGATTATTGCCGGAGTCGTATTTGTTATCGTCTTGCCCGCCTTTGTCGACAACAAAACTCAGGCCTATCACCTATATGTCTGGTCGAGCCTATTACTCACCATTCTCTGCATCGTTTCGGTGGAGCAACTATTCCGCAACTCACCGCACAACAGAATTAACAAAGTCTACAGCCTGGGGCTCGCCGGTATCTTGCTGTACGACTTATACCTGTTTTCCTACGCCCTGCTATTCGGCCAGCTCGATCCTGAAATATGGCGCGCCCGCGGTGCCGTTAATGGTGCATCCGCCATCTTCTTGAGTTTCGCCCTCATGGCGGTAAGCTCTCAGAATTACCCCCAACAAAACCGTGTGGCCATCTCCCGCCCCATGGCGTTTTACACCACCGGCCTTACCACTGCGGGCTTCTTTCTTGCGCTCATGGCTGCAGGTGGGTATTACATCAAACTCTACGGCGGAAACTGGGGAACCGTAATACAGGTGACCCTCATCTTCAGCGCCCTCATCAGCATCGCCGTTGTTTTCCTATCGGAGTCAGCGCGGGCCAGCATGAGTGTTTACATCGATAAGCATTTCTTCGTCCACAAATACGATTACCGCTCACAGTGGCTTAGCCTCATTCATCACCTCACCTCTTCACCTGGTAGCAACGCTGATCCCCACCAAATCGCTATAAAGGCTGTGATGGACATCGTTAAATCCACTGGCGGCATGCTGTGGATGGATAATCAGTTTGGGCGCTTCCTGCCCATAGCGACCCACAACATGAATCTGCCCAAGCTGGAGGTAGAGGAGCTATCTGACAGCGAATTCTGCCGAATATTGAAAGATCAGGAATGGGTATTCTCACCCTCTTCCCCCAGCGAACATGAACTGAGCAACTTTAATGAACACCTGCCACAATGGACCAAAGATATAGAAGATCTTTGGCTGATCATCCCCATGCTGGTGGACAGCGAACTTATTGGATTTATGTTGCTGAGCAAGCCACCGGCAGAGTTCACCCTGACCTGGGAAGATCTCGATCTCTTCAAAACCGTAGGCAGAGAAGTCGCCAGCTATATTTCCCGTAACGAAGCGGCAGAACTACTGGCACAATCAAAACAATTCGACGCCTTCAATAAATTATCCGCATTTGTAATGCACGACCTGAAAAATCTAATCGCTCAACAAGCGTTGGTGGTTGAAAATGCAGCGAAACACAAAGAGAACCCTGCATTTATTGATGACATGATTCGAACAATTGACAATTCCGTTCAAAGAATGAGCAACCTGCTTAAAAAACTTCAACAAACACAACCTACATCAGGCAGAGAACTGGCGCTCAAAAATGTTGTCATCAATTCGGTCAAAAAATGTCAGGACAGAATGCCTCCACCAACATTGAGAATACTTGAGGATTCGCTTAAAGTTGTGGCGGATGAAGATAACCTCGAAATGATCGTCACCCACATCATCAAAAATGCGCAGGAAGCCACACCCGCCGATGGCTACGTAGACGTAACGCTGCGTTCCGAGCGTAATCAAGCCGTTATTGAAGTAGAGGATAATGGTTGCGGGATGGACATCGACTTTATGAAGAACCGATTGTTCAGACCTTTTGATACAACAAAATCAGGCAAAGGTATGGGTATCGGCGTATATCAAACCCGAGAATTTATTCGAAATCTCGGTGGTGACGTTCTGGCTAAGAGTGAAGTCAACGTAGGGTCGACCTTCACCATTTATATACCGCTTCGAACCAATAGCCCAAAAACACAAGAGCAAGCAGACCAAGTATGA
- a CDS encoding XrtA/PEP-CTERM system exopolysaccharide export protein, with protein MRYFILVAMALFTVGCASTGGSGSVTQPEDAVNVTGEVYKIGEGDALSISVWRNPELTVAVPVRPDGMISVPLIGDIKAAGNEPEVLADKIRNELANYIKNPQVTVVVTSAISSEFLYRVRVTGAVTSPSSVPFSKGMTVMDLVLVTGGLTEFAKANDTKLYRNTANGIKVYTIKLQDILEKGDIATNFKLQPGDIVTVPEKLF; from the coding sequence ATGAGATATTTTATTTTAGTGGCTATGGCATTGTTTACTGTTGGTTGCGCGTCAACAGGGGGTAGTGGAAGTGTTACTCAGCCAGAAGACGCCGTAAACGTTACTGGTGAAGTGTATAAGATAGGTGAGGGCGATGCTCTTAGTATATCAGTTTGGCGAAATCCAGAGCTGACCGTTGCTGTGCCGGTTCGTCCTGATGGCATGATTTCGGTTCCGTTGATAGGCGATATCAAGGCTGCAGGCAATGAGCCTGAAGTGCTGGCTGATAAGATCAGGAATGAACTAGCAAATTACATTAAAAACCCGCAGGTTACTGTGGTAGTAACCAGTGCGATCAGTTCAGAGTTTTTATATCGGGTTCGTGTCACTGGCGCTGTCACCTCTCCCAGCTCGGTTCCTTTTAGCAAAGGTATGACCGTAATGGATCTGGTTTTGGTAACAGGTGGGCTCACCGAGTTTGCCAAGGCAAATGACACAAAACTGTACCGCAATACTGCCAATGGAATAAAAGTATATACGATAAAATTACAGGATATTCTCGAGAAGGGGGATATCGCGACGAACTTCAAGTTGCAGCCTGGGGATATCGTGACTGTTCCGGAAAAACTGTTTTGA
- a CDS encoding P-loop NTPase family protein, whose translation MDKDPKAKGSARSQVVDIARGAGGSSRIANMAELGRMAPDEMSERKILHSGMANKEVLNTFREIRTQLLRQSGGNNFVAMVTSLTAKAGSSFIATNLGAVLALDKTKTALIIDCNLYDSSLNNLLDVEPDYGLTDYLAEENLDINDIIYATGIPRLRVIPAGTHVEVGAEYFSSERMIRFLNDLKERYPDRFLILDVPPIGLWAEARILAELSDFAVLVVPYGKVTEAQVIAAVDAIGEEKLAGIIFNN comes from the coding sequence ATGGATAAGGACCCCAAAGCAAAAGGTTCGGCTCGTTCCCAGGTTGTTGATATTGCGCGGGGTGCTGGCGGTTCTTCAAGAATTGCCAATATGGCCGAGTTGGGGCGGATGGCTCCTGATGAAATGTCTGAAAGAAAGATCCTTCATTCTGGGATGGCTAATAAGGAAGTATTGAACACGTTTCGTGAGATCAGAACTCAGTTGTTGAGGCAAAGTGGCGGCAACAATTTTGTTGCCATGGTCACGTCTCTCACAGCCAAAGCCGGGTCCAGCTTTATTGCCACCAACTTGGGTGCAGTTTTGGCGCTGGATAAGACGAAAACTGCTCTTATCATCGATTGTAATTTATACGACTCCAGCCTGAATAATTTGCTGGATGTCGAACCTGACTATGGCCTCACCGATTATCTTGCAGAAGAAAACCTGGACATTAACGACATTATTTACGCGACCGGCATTCCCAGGTTGCGCGTTATACCTGCGGGCACTCATGTAGAGGTGGGCGCTGAATACTTTTCATCTGAGCGCATGATTCGGTTTCTGAATGATCTGAAAGAGCGCTATCCGGATCGTTTTCTGATCTTGGATGTTCCTCCCATCGGGCTTTGGGCCGAGGCACGTATCTTGGCGGAACTCAGTGACTTTGCTGTTTTAGTGGTGCCTTATGGCAAGGTCACCGAAGCACAAGTGATCGCTGCTGTTGACGCTATTGGCGAGGAAAAGCTCGCGGGTATTATATTTAATAACTAA
- the prsR gene encoding PEP-CTERM-box response regulator transcription factor, translating to MTDTKPVLLIVEDDPGLQSQLRWHFDKYDVVVAPDRNSAIAAIRMHEPAVVLQDLGLPPDEEGVEEGFATIQETMRIAPNTKIIVVTGYHDYSNALRAVAMGAYDFYQKPVNTDTLDLIVQRAYQMWSLENENRRLHENKQNPLPGVIASDDRMSSVCRIIEKIAPTDVTSLILGESGTGKEVIARAIHGLSKRSDRRFVAINCAAVPENLMESELFGYEKGAFTGASKRTLGKVEVASGGTLFLDEIGDMPLALQAKLLRFLQERVVERLGGREEIPVDVRVVCATNKNLEQMAAEGTFREDLYYRISEMVIDLPPLRERGGDKALIARHLLQKFCEQLNKNIKGFTPEAMSAIEGYEWPGNIREMENKLKRAVIMCDQRNVGITDLGLPQHDDLSLNLRSVRQEAEKAAIIRAINMSDGNISAAAKLLGVTRPTLYDLIKKYSIHIQEN from the coding sequence ATGACGGACACTAAGCCGGTACTCCTAATAGTAGAAGACGACCCGGGCTTACAAAGCCAATTGCGGTGGCATTTTGACAAATACGACGTTGTCGTTGCCCCCGATCGAAACAGCGCTATAGCGGCCATTCGCATGCATGAACCGGCCGTTGTCCTGCAGGATCTGGGTTTACCCCCGGATGAAGAGGGTGTAGAAGAAGGCTTTGCCACGATCCAGGAAACCATGAGGATCGCCCCCAACACCAAGATCATCGTGGTAACCGGTTATCATGATTACTCCAATGCGCTCAGAGCAGTCGCTATGGGGGCTTACGACTTTTACCAAAAGCCGGTCAATACAGACACCCTCGACCTGATCGTTCAACGCGCCTATCAAATGTGGAGCCTGGAGAACGAAAACCGTCGGCTCCATGAAAACAAACAAAACCCCCTGCCCGGCGTGATCGCCAGCGATGACCGAATGTCATCGGTGTGTCGTATCATCGAAAAAATTGCCCCAACAGACGTAACCAGCTTAATACTGGGCGAGTCCGGCACAGGTAAAGAAGTCATCGCTCGCGCCATTCATGGGTTAAGTAAAAGAAGCGACCGACGTTTCGTAGCCATCAACTGCGCCGCAGTGCCGGAAAACCTGATGGAGAGCGAACTGTTCGGTTACGAAAAAGGTGCCTTCACCGGCGCCTCAAAGCGTACCTTGGGTAAAGTGGAAGTCGCCAGTGGTGGTACTTTATTCCTGGATGAAATAGGCGACATGCCATTGGCTCTCCAGGCCAAATTGCTGCGATTTCTGCAAGAACGCGTGGTAGAACGGCTCGGCGGCCGGGAAGAAATACCGGTGGATGTTCGCGTCGTGTGCGCAACCAATAAGAACCTAGAGCAAATGGCGGCCGAAGGGACTTTTCGTGAAGATCTCTACTACCGTATAAGTGAGATGGTGATTGATCTGCCTCCACTGCGAGAACGTGGCGGCGATAAAGCGCTGATAGCCAGACACTTACTGCAGAAATTCTGCGAACAGCTCAACAAAAACATCAAAGGATTTACACCCGAGGCCATGTCCGCCATTGAAGGATATGAGTGGCCCGGCAACATCCGCGAGATGGAAAACAAACTCAAGCGCGCCGTTATAATGTGCGATCAGAGAAACGTCGGCATTACAGACCTGGGGCTACCGCAGCACGATGATTTATCGTTAAACCTACGCTCCGTACGCCAGGAAGCAGAAAAAGCAGCCATTATACGAGCCATCAATATGTCCGACGGAAACATCTCCGCTGCGGCGAAGTTGCTCGGTGTAACCCGCCCGACGCTATACGACTTAATTAAAAAGTACAGCATCCATATCCAAGAAAATTAA